In Helianthus annuus cultivar XRQ/B chromosome 3, HanXRQr2.0-SUNRISE, whole genome shotgun sequence, a single window of DNA contains:
- the LOC110930515 gene encoding uncharacterized protein LOC110930515 codes for MKIVIKPPCLSKLKPPSRSDGFKTDRKALKILNTASQELIAGINKAADANEMIDLASKAFDFLDIVPVDYTLVYEAAHSVIGQRCDIEALVKQKPQSAFDTITAHNEAASEFSEAEERYNGVNRELEEAQHDVDGSTARLNYLYDERKKAEEDKEENEAKVAALRADKVSCDEAYSTAKSKLEEIAP; via the coding sequence ATGAAAATCGTTATTAAACCCCCATGCTTATCCAAGCTCAAGCCTCCGTCAAGATCAGACGGGTTCAAAACGGATAGAAAAGCTCTCAAGATTCTAAATACGGCATCACAAGAGTTGATTGCCGGTATCAACAAGGCTGCGGATGCTAACGAAATGATAGATTTAGCTTCAAAAGCATTTGACTTTCTTGATATTGTTCCGGTTGATTACACACTAGTGTACGAAGCCGCTCATTCTGTCATCGGTCAACGTTGTGACATAGAAGCTTTAGTCAAGCAGAAGCCGCAATCTGCTTTTGATACAATAACCGCGCACAACGAAGCAGCCTCAGAGTTTTCCGAGGCCGAAGAAAGATACAATGGAGTCAACAGGGAGCTTGAAGAAGCCCAACATGATGTTGATGGAAGTACAGCTCGCCTTAACTATCTATATGATGAAAGAAAGAAGGCAGAGGAGGACAAGGAAGAAAACGAGGCCAAAGTTGCCGCTTTACGAGCTGATAAAGTTAGTTGTGACGAGGCCTATTCTACAGCAAAATCAAAGCTCGAGGAAATAGCCCCGTAA